Genomic window (Candidatus Neomarinimicrobiota bacterium):
TAAATCGATTGCCAATGCCGATCGGATGAGTATCTTCTACTACGATCAAAAGGGAGGATGGACCTGCCTGCCGTCCCAATTCTCGCGCAGCAGGTGGATGTTCTTTGCCTCCCTCTACAGCTTGGAGGCAGTGGCTGTCATCGAAGATAGAGTACCTCCCGTAATCGAAACAATCCTCCCGGGAGACGGCGGATTCTACGACTACAACGATCTGATGAGTTTCAGCGCTAAAGTCAAGGATTCTCTGGCAGGCGTCAAAGATGACAAAGCTATCCAACTCTCTCTCGATGGCGAACAACTTCTCTTCGAGTACCAGCCCGTCAAGAAAAAGGTCATCTATCAGCTGGACAGCCCACTCGAGAGCGGCTCTCATACGCTGATCATCAAGGTCGCAGATCAGGTGGGAAACATGACAACAAAAGAGATTGCGTTTTCCGTAAATTAGCCATCCATGTTCCTCCCCTACCGAGACGACAACCCCCGTGTGCTGATCCCCTATGTCACCTACACTCTGGTGGGATTAAACTGTTTTGCCTTCTTATTACAGAACATAGGACCGCCTGAATTCACTATGGCTTTCGCCATTATTCCCAAGATGGCGTCAGTCGATTTCGGTTTCTATATCCTTACACTCTTCACTTCCATGTTTTTGCACGGCGGGTTGATGCATCTCGGAGGCAATATGCTCTATCTCTGGATTTTCGCCGATAACGTGGAGGGAGTTTTGGGGTACATAAAATTCGCCGTCTTCTATCTGACGTGTGGTATAGCGGCAGGCGTACTGCAGACGGCTATCGATCCCATGTCAACGGTTCCTATCGTCGGTGCCAGCGGCGCCATTGCAGGAGTTCTGGGCGCCTACATGATCACCTTTCCCCGCGCAAGGGTTCATACCCTCATCTTTCTTTTCATCTATTTTACCAGTATCAGAATCCCGGCTCTCTATGTGCTCGGATTCTGGTTTTTCGCCCAATTAAGCAACGGACTGGCAATGCTGGGAATTGATACAACGGGTGGCGTGGCGTGGTTCGCTCATATCGGTGGATTCGTAGCCGGGGTTGCTCTTATGCGCGTGCTAAAACTGATAAGATTGGAGATGGTCTGATGAATCCTCTTATAGAAGCTGCAATCAAAGTGAGAGAAAACGCCTACGCCCCATACTCTGACTACACGGTAGGCGCTGCGGTGGAGACAGACGACGGTACAATCATTACCGGCTGCAATGTGGAGTCAAGCAGTTACGGTCTCACCAACTGCGCCGAACGCGTGGCGCTGGGCGCTGCCATCGCCCGAGGATTCAAATCGTTCAAAGCTATGGCTATCGCCGGAAAAAGCAGCGCTGGCCCCTGTGGCGCCTGCCGGCAGGTAATCTGGGATCTGTGTGGTGATATCACCATCACCATGATAGACGAAGCCGGAAACGAGACAGTTCACACCAGCGGTGATCTGTTGCCTTATCCCTTCGATGACAGTCATCTGAAACAGTGACGAACAAACTTATCGGTATTGCCGGAGGGACCGGTTCGGGAAAGACCTTCCTTACCAACGCAATTGTGACATCCCTCGATAAGAACGAAGTGACCGTTGTTGAACAGGATTCTTACTACAGAGACCAGTCCCACCTTTCGCTCGAAGAAAGGTCAAAGATCAACTACGATCATCCCGATGCTATCGACTTTGAACTATTGCGGCGTCATCTGACTGAGATTCTTGAAGGAAAGGAGATTGAGTCTCCTCTTTACGACTTTTCTACCCACACGAGACGTAAGAAAACAGAGGTCATACAGGCGCGTCCGGCAGTTATCCTTGAGGGTATCCTCATTCTGGCTGTAGCGGAAATCAGGAATTTGATCGATCTCAAGATCTACGCTGACGCCAATAGTGATATCCGCTTCATACGCCGGCTCAAACGGGATAATGAAGCGCGGGGCAGATCCGTCCCTCACATCATTCAACAGTACCTCGCATCGGTTCGACCGATGCACGAACAATTTGTGGAAAAAACGAAGAATTATGCGGATATTATCGTCCACGATGGAGACGATATTCAAGTCACAGTCGAACTGATTAAATCGAGAATCCGGATGTAGTACTCCAAGGAGGTTCCAGAAACTGGGATCCTTAGTCTTTAGTGGTGGTACGGTACGAATGTCACCCAATCCCAGAGAGATATAAATGCCTACATTAAGTCCAAGAGAATCAGGCTGGCTGGAAGTAATCTGCGGCAGTATGTTCAGCGGGAAAACGGAAGAACTTATCCGCCGCTTGCGAAGAGCCCAGATTGCCCGACAGGAAGTCTCTATTTTCAAGCCGAAGATCGATGACCGCTTCAGCGTCAACCATATTGTTTCTCACTCAAAACTGAAGATGGAATCACAGCAAGTTCCCGATGCAAAAGACATCCTGAGAGAAGCTGAATATGCGGATGTAGTTGGGATTGATGAAGCTCAATTCTTCGACAAAAGTCTCATTGATGTCTGCAAGGAGCTGGCGAAGCGTAAGAAGCGGGTAATTGTAGCCGGTCTGGATAAAGATTACAGAGGCGAACCGTTTGGTCCGATTCCAGCTTTACTCACTGAAGCGGAATATATCACTAAAACGCTAGCCATCTGTATGATATGTGGTAATCCTGCCAACTGTACCCAGCGTCTGACAGCCGATACCGAACAGGTTGTCATTGGCGAGAGCGAAACATATGAAGCCCGCTGTCGTAACTGTTATGAACCTCCGGAGGATACCTAAGGAGAAAGAACATTGCTGAGACTAACTGGGATTCTGGGCATTGCGTTAATTCTTGGGGTAGCCTTTCTGATTTCCAATAACAGGAAGGCCGTCAACTTGAGGGTTGTCCTGTGGGGATTAGGACTACAACTCTTTTTCGCTGTTTTTATCCTTGCTACCCCCATTGGTAAACCAGCTTTCCTATTTTTTGATAAAGTCTTCAATAAACTTCTGCAGTTCTCTGATGAGGGTGCACAGTTCGTTTTTAATAATCTGGCTTTGGGGCCTGATTTTGAAGATTCACTCGGCTTCTTTTTCGCTTTTCAGGTGTTACCGACTATTATTTTCTTTT
Coding sequences:
- a CDS encoding rhomboid family intramembrane serine protease, which produces MFLPYRDDNPRVLIPYVTYTLVGLNCFAFLLQNIGPPEFTMAFAIIPKMASVDFGFYILTLFTSMFLHGGLMHLGGNMLYLWIFADNVEGVLGYIKFAVFYLTCGIAAGVLQTAIDPMSTVPIVGASGAIAGVLGAYMITFPRARVHTLIFLFIYFTSIRIPALYVLGFWFFAQLSNGLAMLGIDTTGGVAWFAHIGGFVAGVALMRVLKLIRLEMV
- the cdd gene encoding cytidine deaminase, translated to MNPLIEAAIKVRENAYAPYSDYTVGAAVETDDGTIITGCNVESSSYGLTNCAERVALGAAIARGFKSFKAMAIAGKSSAGPCGACRQVIWDLCGDITITMIDEAGNETVHTSGDLLPYPFDDSHLKQ
- the udk gene encoding uridine kinase, translating into MTNKLIGIAGGTGSGKTFLTNAIVTSLDKNEVTVVEQDSYYRDQSHLSLEERSKINYDHPDAIDFELLRRHLTEILEGKEIESPLYDFSTHTRRKKTEVIQARPAVILEGILILAVAEIRNLIDLKIYADANSDIRFIRRLKRDNEARGRSVPHIIQQYLASVRPMHEQFVEKTKNYADIIVHDGDDIQVTVELIKSRIRM
- a CDS encoding thymidine kinase — protein: MPTLSPRESGWLEVICGSMFSGKTEELIRRLRRAQIARQEVSIFKPKIDDRFSVNHIVSHSKLKMESQQVPDAKDILREAEYADVVGIDEAQFFDKSLIDVCKELAKRKKRVIVAGLDKDYRGEPFGPIPALLTEAEYITKTLAICMICGNPANCTQRLTADTEQVVIGESETYEARCRNCYEPPEDT